The genomic region GAGGAGATGGACCGCGCCGGCGCCATCGAGATCCTCATGCCGACGGTCATTCCTTCCGAACTCTGGAAAGAGAGCGGGCGCTGGGAGTTCTACGGCAAGGAGCTGCTCCGGTTCAAGGATCGCGCCGAGCGCGAATTCTGCCTGGGCCCGACGCACGAGGAGGTCGTCACCGACCTCGTGCGGCGCGAGGTGAAATCCTACCGGCAGCTTCCGTTGAACCTCTACCAGATCCAGGACAAGTTCCGCGACGAGATCCGCCCACGCTTCGGGCTGATGCGGGGACGCGAATTCTTCATGAAGGACGCCTACTCCTTCGACGCCGACGATGCGGGCGCCGCGGAGTCTTATAAGAAGATGTACGACGCCTATTGTCGAATCTTTCGGCGTCTGGGGCTGGAATCGCGCGCCGTCGAGGCCGACACCGGCTCCATCGGCGGCAGCAGCTCCCACGAGTTCATGGTGATCGCCGACTCGGGCGAGGACGCCATCGTCTCGTGCGGCGGCTGCGCCTACGCTGCCAACGTCGAGAAGGCGGAATGCCGGCCGGTGCCGGTAGACTCTCCCGCCACGGCCGGCGAGGCGCGTCGGGTTGCCACACCCGGCAAGCGCACCATCGAGGAGGTCTCCGCCTTTCTGGGGATCGCGCCGGGGGCGATGATCAAGACGCTTATTTTCGAGACCGACAAGGGCGACGTGGCGGTGCTCGTCTCGGGGGCGTACGAGATCAACGAGATCAAGGTCAGGAACGTGCTCGAAGTCGAGTGGGTCCGTCTCGCCCCCGAAGAGAGGGTGCGCGAGCTGACGGGCGCGCCGACCGGGTTCGCCGGGCCCGTGGGGCTCTCCCTCCGCATTCTGGCGGATCATTCGGTGGCCGCGATCGGCGCAGGTGCGACCGGCGCGAACGAGAAGGATGTCCATCTCGTCGACGTGGCGCCCGGGCGGGATTTCACCCCCGAGCGATATGCCGACCTTCGCTCGGTCGCCGAGGGCGACCGGTGCCCGC from Candidatus Deferrimicrobiaceae bacterium harbors:
- a CDS encoding proline--tRNA ligase; this encodes MIRYSRYFMPTTKETPSDAEVVSHRLMLRGGFIRKVASGIYNYMPAGLRVLRKVERIIREEMDRAGAIEILMPTVIPSELWKESGRWEFYGKELLRFKDRAEREFCLGPTHEEVVTDLVRREVKSYRQLPLNLYQIQDKFRDEIRPRFGLMRGREFFMKDAYSFDADDAGAAESYKKMYDAYCRIFRRLGLESRAVEADTGSIGGSSSHEFMVIADSGEDAIVSCGGCAYAANVEKAECRPVPVDSPATAGEARRVATPGKRTIEEVSAFLGIAPGAMIKTLIFETDKGDVAVLVSGAYEINEIKVRNVLEVEWVRLAPEERVRELTGAPTGFAGPVGLSLRILADHSVAAIGAGATGANEKDVHLVDVAPGRDFTPERYADLRSVAEGDRCPRCGGELRFSRGIEVGHVFRLGTKYSEKLAANFLDTDGKEKPLVMGCYGIGVGRTAAAAIEQNHDDDGIVWPISIAPFEVYVIAVNVSHAGIAGECERIAEVLSGKGYEVLYDDRVERPGIKFKDADLIGVPVRIVLGEKNFAEGFAELRDRKTGETERVALADVVDRSIALLEKKKKECEA